A window from Anomalospiza imberbis isolate Cuckoo-Finch-1a 21T00152 chromosome 8, ASM3175350v1, whole genome shotgun sequence encodes these proteins:
- the MSMB gene encoding beta-microseminoprotein codes for MKSFLAFLLAMGIIVTLGDAYCWRKIHKPGEAKNGCMINGKLYPFGHIERTEDCYKCNCSEGGVACCTLFHTPIAFDKKNCKVVLNKEHCDYDVVQKDDPSKECFVYSRVG; via the exons ATG AAGAGCTTTCTGGCTTTCCTTCTTGCAATGGGCATCATCGTGACCCTGGGTGATGCATACTGCTGGAGGAAAATTCACAAGCCAGGGGAGGCCAAAAATG GCTGTATGATAAATGGAAAACTGTATCCCTTTGGACACATTGAGAGGACAGAAGATTGCTACAAATGCAACTGCAGCGAAGGTGGAGTGGCATGCTGTACCCT CTTTCACACTCCTATTGCTTTTGACAAAAAGAACTGTAAAGTTGTTTTGAACAAGGAGCACTGTGATTATGATGTGGTGCAGAAGGACGACCCCTCAAAGGAGTGTTTTGTCTATTCTCGTGTGGGCTAA